The Breoghania sp. L-A4 sequence GCTTTCCGCCGTGTCCGCCTCATCGACGAGTTCACCGGTGGCGATCGAGGCATAGCGCGGCGCGCGGGCATCCTTCGGCACGCCAAGCTCCACCGCAACCGGGGCATAGGTGCGAATCTGCTTGCCAAGCAACGAATCCATCACCTTGGCCCAATCGATCTTGCCGTTGGATTTCTTCGGCGTCTTTGCCGGTTCCCTGGACGTCGTCGCCTGCGGCAGAAGGCGGGCGTTCTTCGCGCTGATGGCGTAGCCGATCGCCACACCGGGAGGCATGTTGTCTTCGGTACTCGCCAGCGCCGACGCGCCACCGGCGTAGCGGGCCATCAGATCGTCCACGTCCGGCTTGCTCGCGCGCTTGCAATAGCCCGAAGGCGGCGGCGCCTTGGCGACAGCCGGCCGGCGCAGATCCGACAGCGATTCCCCGCCTCCAAACAGCCCCGGGCGATCGTCGAACCCCTTCTCGATGAGGGCCCGTGCCGCGGCCGCCCGTTCCAGACCCGACGCGGCGCCGAGAACGACGGCGACCACCGTGCGTCCGCCACGCTTGGCCGAAACCGCGACATTGTAGCCGGAATCGCAGATGAAGCCGGTTTTCAGCCCGTTGGCACCGCGCACCCGCAAAAGGAACTCACGATTGGCGGACTTCAGCGTGCGTTTGCCGAAGCGGATGCCGGCATGGTCGTAATAGTCGCGGTACTGCGGGAAATCGGCCCACAAGGCGCGGATCAGCAGCGCCATGTCGTAGGCCGACACGATCTGGCTGTCGTCGGGCAGCCCGTGAGGATTGTTGAAACGACTGTCGCGCATGCCCAGCCGCGCGGCCTGCGCGTTCATCAGCTTCGAGAACCCGCTCTTGGAGCCGCCGACGGTCTCCGCCAGCGCCACCGCCACGTCGTTGGCCGATTTCACCAGCACCATCTTCAGCGCATTGTCGACGGTCATCTTGGTGCCGGGCTTGAAGCCCATCTTGCTGGCCGGCTCCGCGGAAGCTGCGGCCGACATGACGACCGGCGAGGTCAGGTCTATGCGCTTGGCGCGCAGCGCGTCGAAGGTGACATAGGCCGTCATCAGCTTGGTCAGCGACGCCGGATGCCACTTCTGAAACGCGTTGTGCTGCTCGATGACACGGCCGCTTTCCTGCTCGAACACCAGCCACGAGGCGATTTCGGCGCGCGCCGGCAGGCCCCAAAGCAGGGCGAGACTCAGCGACGCCGCCGCGATCCGGACCACTCGCCCCAGACGCCGGGGCTGCTGCATGATGTTTGACGCGGTTGATTGTCGAGAACGCCTGAATAAGGCCACGCGCGGTATCCCAAGCTTGAATGCGAAAACAGAAAAACTCGTCCGGGCCGGCGGCGGCATTCGGGCCGGCACCCTCCCGAAACATGGATCGCGGCAGCAACCCGGCAACGCGCCCCGTCGGCATTCGGCTACGCCCGATTGCGGCTCACCGTGCAAGGAATAGCCGAAACCGGGGGTGTGTTGCAAAAAATTTCTGTGTGAATGCGGCCGGACGCGCTGCGGCGCGGTCGATGCGCGCGGCGGACAGAGGCTTCAAAATGAGGCGCTGGAACCCTCGAAATGCTGCATATTTTTTGTGCAATTGCCCTGAATTCGCGCCACCGATATCGACATTCCTGGCAATTCCGCGGACAGAATAGGCTATCAGACACGGGATGCCCGCCTCTTGGCCCTTGGATTGCTACAGGCAGCACAAGGGATCCTCATGACGGGATCGCCGGGATGGTCTCGCGGTTCAGCGCAATACCGTGTGGCCTGTCCGGCGTGCGCCTGTGAGGTCTGTTCTCAGGTGCCAGCATTCATCAAGTCCGGCACCGTCAATTCGGTCATCGTGTCCATGCTTCTTTCCGTCGCTCCGAAGCTCATTGAAAAGTCTGAGGAAAGCGCGCGCGCCCAAGCGCCTTCCTCGGCGTGCCCGGTGGCGCCCGCGCGGCTCCAGCGCGCCCTTGGCACGGCACGCGTCTCCTTCAAGCTGCGCGACGGCGATACCGTGCTGGACGGACTGGGTCAGAGCGGCTGCACGAAAATCCGGCTGCCGCGCTCGCGCGATGAGAACCCGGTGGCGGTGCTGCTGAACACCGCGGGCGGCATCACCGGCGGCGACAGGCTGGACTACAGCGCGCGCTGGGCGTCCGGCACCCGCGCCACCGTCACCAGCCAGACCGCGGAGCGGATCTATCGCCGCTTCGAGGGCGTCGGGGAGGTCAGCAACACGCTGCATGTCCGCGACGGCGCCTCGGCCGAATGGCTGCCGCAGGAAACCATCGTCTTCGACCGGTCCGGCTTGAACCGAACGTTCACCGCGCATCTGGAAGGTTCCGCCCGGCTTCTGGCGCTGGAAACCGTGGTGCTCGGCCGCAAGGCCATGGGCGAGACCGTGACAACGCTCAGTTTCCGCGACCGCTGGCGGGTCTATCGCGACGGCCGGTTGTGCTTTGCCGACGACACCCGGCTCATCGGCGATGCGGAAGACATTCTCTCAGGCCCCGCGACGGGCAATGGCGCGACCTGCTTCGCGATGCTGGCCGAATTCGGCCCGCAGGCCATGGAGCGGCTTGAGACGGCGCGCGAAATACTCGCCGATTGCACCAACGAGGCTGGCGCCAGCGCCTGGAACGGCATGCTGCTCATCCGTTTCATCGCCAGCGACAGCCAGCGGCTGCGCGGCGACCTGATACATTTTCTGGAACGCTACCGCGCGGCACCCTTGCCGCGCGTGTGGCACTGCTGATCACCCGCGACCCGGAGTCCCCATGAATCTCACGCCCAGGGAAAAAGACAAGCTGCTCATCGCCATGGCCGCGATGGTCGCCCGCCGCCGCCTGGAGCGCGGCGTCAAGCTGAACTATCCCGAAGCCATCGCCCTGATTTCCGATTTCGTCACCGAAGGCGCGCGCGACGGCGAGACCGTGGCCGCCCTGATGGAGAAGGGCGCCCATGTCATCACCCGCGAACAGGTGATGGAGGGCGTCGCAGAAATGATCCACGACGTGCAGGTCGAGGCCACCTTTCCCGACGGCACCAAGCTCGTGACCGTGCACGAACCCATTCGCTGACCCTCCCGGAGAAGATCCAATGACCTTCAGAAAGACTCTTCGCCTCGCCGTTCCCGCAACCCTCGCCGCCCTGCCGGCGCTTGCCGCGACCCCCGCGCTCGCTCATCCGGGCCTGCACGAGGGCTCGACCCTGCTGTCCGGCCTGATGCATCCGCTCGGCGGCGCCGATCACGTGCTCGCCATGGTGGCGGTCGGCGTCTGGTCGGCGCTCTCAGGCGGCCGCAACCGCCTTGTCTGGCCCGCCGTCTTCGTCGCCGCCATGCTTGGCGGCTTCACCCTGAGCGCCTCCGGCATCGCCGTGCCGCTGGTCGAGCCGGGTATTCTAGCCTCCGTCGTCATCCTCGGCCTGCTCATCGCCATGACGCCGAAGGTGCCGACGGCGCTGGGCGCCGGCATCGTCGGGTTCTTTGCGCTGTTCCATGGCGCCGCGCACGGGCTGGAAGCGCCCGCAGGCGGCCTTGGCCCCTATGCGCTAGGCTTCGCCGCTGCCACCGCCTCCCTGCATCTGGCCGGTCTCGGCTTCGGCATGCTGGCGAATGAACGCGCGGGCCGCCGGGCGCTTCGCATCGGCGGCGCGTTCACGGCTGTGGCAGGCGTCGCCCTGACCATCGGCGCGTGAGCGGGAGAGAACCATGATCCCCGGAGAACTGTTCCCCGCAGACGGCGAGATCGAGCTCAACGCCGGCCTCAAGCCCCTGACGCTGGAGGTCGCCAACACCGGCGACCGTCCGGTGCAGGTCGGCAGCCACTATCATTTCGCCGAAACCAACGGAGCGCTGTCCTTCGACCGCGCAGCGGCGAAGGGTTACCGGCTGGATATCCCCGCCGGCACCGCCGTGCGCTTCGAGCCCGGCCAGACCCGTTCGGTGACCCTGGTGCCCTACCGCGGCGGCCGCACGGTCTACGGCTTCAATCAGAAGGTGATGGGGCCGCTCTGACCGAACAGCCGGAAACCGGCGGGTAGTCGTTCATGAACCGACCAATCAGGCGATGATCATGCAGGGATCTGCAGCGCCACGAGGCAACCGGCACAAAAAAGGCGCCGGCCGAAGCCGGCGCCAATTTAATATGACCGACGATGTCGGCTTATCGCACGTAGACCGTCAGCGAACCATCGGCCCCGGTGCGCGCGGCAACCACATTGTCCGAACGCACGCCCGCCGCGGACAGCTTGTTGGCGACTTCGCCGTTCGCCTCGATCGAGCTGCGGAGCTTGCCGATGGCGTCCTGATTGTCGCGCACGGCATTGTCGATGGCCTTCGCGGACGATTCCGTGGCCGAGTCGACGCGGACCACGGTCACCTTGCTGGCATCGGTGATCGTGCTGATGTCAGCGGCGGCCTTGTTGTTGGACCGGATCGAGGAGACAACCTCGCCCTGGTTATTGGCGTTGCCGCCGGCGCTGCCGGTCATCTTGAGTCCGGACGTGGCTCCGGCCGCGGTGTCCAGGCCGCGTGCCTTGGCGCCGGCCTTCGTACCGGCCGCGGTGTCGAGGCCCTGCGCCTTGCGGCCGCCAGACGCCTTCGCGCCGATGCCGACCTTGGCGCCAGCGCCGACCTTGTGGCCACCGCCGTTCAATTTCATGCCGCCATGAGCTTTCGCGCCGGCTGCAGCGCCGGGACGGACCTTGAGGTCCGAAGAACCGGCAAGCGCCGGTGCCACAACAAAGGACGTCGCCATCAGAGCAGCTGTCAGAATTTTGGTTGTACGGAACATCAATTCACTCCCTTTGCACTAATGCGTGCGTGCCGGCTCTATGCAGGCTGCACTGGGGAAACGGCCGCGCGTTGCGATGGTTTCATTCGTGCTCAAGGTCATTTCGGGGGTTTTTCATGACCGGAAAGTGTCCGCAATTTGAAGGCCTGCCCAATCGCACAGATCCGCCGCTCCGGCGCGCGAACATGCAGCGGAAACCCGACGTCTGCGGAGAACGCGGTCATCACGATCACGCGATACGTGCGCCTCGCCTTCGGTCCTCGGGCTGCACGCCGCAACCGTCAGGGAACCTCTCCCGGAACCAATGGTGATCGAGGACTGTCCTCCCCGCCACCGCACTAGAGTGATGAATGAGCTGACCGCTGGTCTTGAAAACCGAACAGCGGCGTGACTTGCGCCCAGCGCCGATCAGGAGAATTCGATGCCCTACAAGATGCCCCGCGCCGCCTATGCGGACATGTTCGGCCCCACGGTGGGCGACCGCGTGCGGCTTGCCGACACCGACCTGATCATCGAGGTGGAGCGCGATCTCACCACCTACGGCGAGGAGGTGAAATTCGGCGGCGGCAAGGTGATCCGCGACGGCATGGGCCAGAGCCAGGTGACGCGCGCAGGCGCCGCGGTCGACACCGTGATTACCAACGCGCTGATCGTCGACCACTGGGGCATCATCAAGGCCGACGTCGGGCTGAAGGACGGCCGCATCCACGCCATCGGCAAGGCCGGAAACCCGGACGTGCAGCCCGACGTGGACATCGTCATCGGCCCGGGCACGGAAGCGATCGCGGGCGAGGGCAAGATCCTCACCGCGGGCTTCATCGACAGCCACATTCATTTCATCTGTCCGCAGCAGATCGACGAGGCGATCGCCTCGGGCGTCACCACCATGCTGGGCGGCGGCACCGGGCCGGCGACGGGCACCAACGCCACCACCTGCACGCCCGGCTCGTGGCATCTCGCGCGCATGCTGCAGGCGGCTGAGGCCTTTCCGATGAACCTGGGCTTCGCCGGCAAGGGCAACGCGGCGCTGCCCGCCGCGCTCGAGGAACAGATCCTGGGCGGCGCCATGGCGCTGAAGCTGCACGAGGACTGGGGCACCACGCCGGCCGCGATCGACTGCTGCCTGTCGGTGGCCGATGCCTATGATATCCAGGTGATGATCCACACCGACACGCTCAACGAATCCGGCTTCGTCGAGAACACGGTCAACGCCTTCAAGGGCCGCACGATTCATGCCTTCCACACAGAAGGCGCGGGCGGCGGTCACGCCCCGGACATCATCAAGGTCTGTGGCTATTCAAACGTCATCCCCAGTTCGACCAACCCGACCCGGCCCTACACGAAGAACACGCTCGACGAGCATCTCGACATGCTGATGGTCTGCCACCATCTGGATGCGTCGATCCCCGAGGACGTGGCCTTTGCAGAAAGCCGCATCCGCAAGGAAACCATCGCCGCGGAAGATATTCTGCACGACATCGGCGCCTTCTCGATCATCGCGTCCGACAGCCAGGCCATGGGCCGCGTCGGCGAGGTGATCATCCGCACGATGCAGACCGCGCACAAGATGAAGATGCAGCGGGGCCGGCTGGCGCAGGAGACCGGCGAGAACGACAACTTCCGCGTCAAGCGCTACATGTCGAAGATCACCATCAACCCGGCCATCGCGCATGGGATCGACTCGCATGTGGGTTCGGTGGAAGTGGGCAAGCTGGCCGATCTGGTGCTGTGGGATCCGAAGTTCTTCGGCGTGAAGCCGGACATGGTGCTGAAGCTCGGTACCATCGCCTCGGCGCTGATGGGCGATCCCAACGCCTCGATCCCGACGCCGCAGCCGGTGCACTACCGGCCGATGTTCGGCGCCTTCGGCAAGTCGCTGACCCGCTCCGCCGTGACCTTCGTCTCCCAGGCCGCCTATGACGCCCATCTCGGCGACGCGCTGGAACTTGGCAAGACGCTGCTGCCGGTGAAGAACACCCGCTCAGGCATCTCCAAGGCCTCGATGATCCACAACGACGCCACGCCGGAGATCGAGGTGGATCCCGAGACCTACGAGGTGCGCTGCGACGGCGAGCTGATCACCTGCGAGCCGGCCGACGTGCTGCCGATGGCGCAACGCTACTTCCTGTTCTAAAATCGCGGGCCATGAGCACACTGGAAGACGAACTCACCATCGAAGTGGGCGGCGAGCCGCAGGGCGGCTGCCCGTGCTGCGATCCGTTTGCCGCAGCCCCGCAAGGCTATGTGCTGCGCAATGGCGAACCTTTGGCGGTCTATTATTCCGACGGCCGCATCCCGGGTCCGCTGTCGGCGGCCGAGGTGACCATATCGATGGGCCGCTGGCATGAGACCAGCACGGCGGCCGACCGGCGCACCGCGTCCTTTCGCCTGACCCGGGCCGGCAACAAGACGGTGGCCACCGGTCTCAATGCCAACGACTCACGCTGGGCGGTTCTGGCGACGCTCGGACCCATGTTGACGCGCGCGGAACTGGCCGCTGATCCCAAGGTCGAGGTGTTCCGCCGGGTGGCGCTGGCGATCGCGGCGCGCGACCCGCGCATCATCGAGGCCCTGCAGCCCCGCGACAATGAAACCGCGCGGCTGACACCCCGAAAGACCGGCGGACCGTTCACCGCCCGGCCCGCCTCGCTTCAGGACACCGCCAAATGATCCGCGCCACACGCGTGCTGCCGGCTGGCTCCTGGTCGGACCCCGCCGATCGCGTCGAACTCGACTTCGACGACCGCCACCGCCGCCGCATGGCGATGACCGGAGAGGCGGGCACCGCCTTCCTGCTGGACCTGCCCAAGGCCGTGACCTTGCGCGGCGGCGACGGGCTTGAGCTGGAGGACGGCCGTGTCATAGAGGTCGTTTCGGCGCCGGAATCGCTCGTCGAGATCGAGGCCGACGACATGGGGCATCTGGTAAAGATCGCCTGGCACCTGGGCAACCGGCATCTGCCCACGCAATTGATGGGCCGGAACCTGCGCATCCGCCGCGACCACGTCATCGAGGACATGGTGGAAAAACTCGGCGGACGCATCGCGGTGATCTCCGCGCCGTTTGATCCCGAAGGCGGCGCCTACGGCCACGGCTCGGTGCAGGGGCACGATCACCCGCATGACCCCGGCCACGGGCACGGCCATTCCCACACGCGTGACGACCATCACCACGGTCACCCCATGACTGAACCCGCCGCGCTCTACCGGCTGCTCGCCTGGCTGTCGCCGTCGTTCCCGGTCGGCGCCTTCAGCTACAGCCATGGGCTGGAATGGGCGGTCGAGGACGGAACCGTCACCAATGCCGCGACGCTGCAATGCTGGCTCGAGGACGTGCTGCGGCACGGCTCCGGCCGCTCCGACGCGATCCTGCTCGCCCGCGCGCATGAAGCCTTTTCGGACGATGACTTGAGACTCTGCGCCGAAATTGCCGAGCTGGCCGCCGCCCTGCAGCCCTCGCGGGAACGCCATCTGGAGGCCACCGCCCAGGGCTCAGCCTTTCTCGCGACGATCGAGGCGGCCTGGCCGATGCAAGATGCTGCGATGGCGGAACGGCTCGCGGCCCTGATGCCGCCGCCCACCCCGCTCCATCATCCGATCGGGACCTGGACCCATGCCGTCGCGGTCGGGATTCTCGCCGCCGGCCACGGCATCGAGCGTGCCGCGACGATCCATGCCTATCTGAACGCCTTCACGTCCAATCTGGTCTCCGCCGCCATCCGCGCCGTGCCGCTGGGGCAGAGCGACGGCCAGCGGGTGATCGCCGCGCTCGAACCGCTGATCACCGAGGTCACGCGCGAGGCGCTCACCGCACCGCTCGACGACATCGGCTCCGCGACATTCCGCGCGGACATCGCCTCCCAGCGCCACGAAACCCAGTACACGAGGTTGTTTCGCTCATGAGTTCCCCCAACGGCCCCCTGCGTGTCGGAATCGGCGGCCCCGTTGGCGCGGGAAAGACCACGCTGACCGAGCGCCTGTGCAAGGCGATGCGCGACGACTTCTCGCTTGCGGTCATCACCAACGACATCTACACCCGCGAGGACGCGGAAGCGCTGATGCGGTCCCAGGCACTGCCCAGCGAGCGCATCCGCGGCGTGGAGACCGGCGGCTGCCCGCACACGGCGATCCGCGAGGACGCCTCGATCAACCTCGCGGCCATCGCCGATCTCAATGCGGCCTTTCCCGATCTGGACCTGATCCTGATCGAATCCGGCGGCGACAATCTCGCCGCCACCTTCTCACCCGAACTCGCCGATCTGACGATCTACGTGATCGATGTGGCGGCGGGCGAGGAAATCCCACGAAAAGGCGGCCCCGGCATCACCCGATCCGATCTCCTGGTGATCAACAAGACCGATCTGGCCCCGCATGTCGGCGCGGATCTCTCCGTGATGGACCGGGACGCCAGGAAAATGCGCGGCGCGCGTCCCTTCGTCTTCGCCAACATGAAGAAGGACGAGGGCATCGCCGAGATCATCGACTTCGTGCGGCGCCAAGGCGGGCTGGCGACCGCGGCATGAGGGGAGGCGCGCACTTTTGCGTCAACCAGACTGCCGGCAAAGCCGGGAAATCTCTCCTTCATCATGGTCGGCCCTGTGCCGACGATCCACAAGTCCTTGAAACCATGGATCCTCGGCACAGGGCCGAGGATGATGATCGAGGGGGGGTGAGCTTTGTCGCCACGCGCGTCAACGGCGGCTTTTAAGATGACTCCGACGCCGCGGCGAGCCTAAAATTCCACGCATCGTCTCGGGAGGGAACCATGCTGGACTCGGTCAATTGGATCGCGATTCTTGCCGCCACCATCGCCGCCTTCGTCTTCGGCGGCGCGTATTACGGCGTCCTCGGCAAGCAATGGATGGCCGCCGCCGGGCTGACGACGGAGGACACGAAGCCGACACCGATGCTCTTCGTGCTCGCGTTCCTGTGCCAGCTGGTGATGGCCTTCGTGCTGGCCGGAGTCATCTTTCACGCCGATGGCTATACGCTCGCCAACGGATTGACCGCCGGCGGGCTGATCTGGCTCGGCTTCGTGGCAACCACCCAGATCGTCAACCACCGCTACCAGGGCGCGCCGTGGTCGCTGACGATGATCGATTGCGGACACTGGCTCGGGCGCTGCTGATCCAGGGCGCGGTGATCGGCTGGTTGGGGGTGTGAAGGGCACACCATCAGGGGCGCGAATGTGTCGCGCAGATCGCCACCGTTCGCATCGCACCCGACCCCACCGTGTCATGCCAATCTTCCGGGACACAACACGAAGGCGGGCATCCAGTAACCACAGGCCTCCCGGCCCGTGCGCCAAGGCCGACCACACGGGTTGCTGAATCCCCGGTCAGGTCTGCGGCCTCCCGAGGATGACACCGCGGAGGACCAAGAATGATCAGCGGACACCGCCTGACACAACCAGTGCACAACCAAACACCCGCAAGCCAACGTCGTGCTCAGATGATCTCGTCCTCGTCGAACAGCGGATCGCCGCCGAGTTCCTCTTCCATCTGACCAACCCGGTCCTGCGCCTCGCGGTGCTTGGGCACCCGCGCGATATGGGCGATGGCGTCGCCCTGGTTGACGGTGGGCAGGTTGGTGCGGCCGATGATGATGCCGTCCTCGGGCGCCGGAATCTCGATCTCCACATCGCCAAAGGGATCGGTGACGATGCCGACGACCTCGCCGGCCGCGACGCTGTCGCCCGCCGCCTTGAACAGCCGCAGGATTCCGCCTTCCGGCGCCCGCATCCAGAAGCTAGAGCGTGAGACGACCGGCTTGATCTTGCTGGACGAGGAGCTCTTGCCGGCGATCATGCCAAGGCGCTTCATCACCCGCAGAATGCCCTTCACACCAACGCGGATCGACCATTCGTCGAACCGCAGCGCCTCGCCGGCTTCATACAGCAGCACGTCGACGCCGGCTTCCGACGCCGACTTGCGCAGGCTTCCGTCGCGCAGCGGCGATTTCAGGATCACCGGCGCGCCGAAGGCTTCCGCCAGCTCCAGCGTCTTGGGGTTGTTGGCCGAGGTACGGATCTGCGGCAGGTTGGTGCGATGCGCCGCCGCCGTGTGCAGATCGATGCCCATGTCCGAGCGCACCACCACCTCGCGCATGAACATGTCCGCGAGCTGGGCGGCCAGCGACCCGCCCTCGCTGCCGGGGAACGAACGGTTGAGGTCGCGCCGATCCGGCAGGTAGCGCGAGTGGTTGATGAACCCGTAGGCGTTGACGATCGGCACCGCCAGAAGCGTGCCCTGAAGCCGGTCGAGCGCAGGGGTGCGCAGCACCCGGCGGATGATTTCCACGCCGAGAATCTCGTCCCCATGCACGGCGGCCGACAAAAACAGGGTCGGCCCCGTCTTGCGCCCGTGCACCACATGCACGGGCAACGTCATCGGCGTATGATTGGAAAGGACGGAAAACGGCAGATCCACCGTCTTCCGGCTGCCCGCCGGAATGCGGTCCTTGCCGATGACGAACGCCATCAGCCGCGGCCCTCGTCTTCGTCTTGTTCGGCTTGGCGTTCTTTTCTAGCAGTTCGATGATCTTGCCCGCCACATCGATGCCGGTGGCCTTCTCCACACCTTCAAGGCCCGGCGAGGAGTTGACCTCCATCACCACGGGGCCGTGATTGGAGCGCAGCATGTCGACGCCGCAGACGTTCAGTCCCATGGATTTGGCTGCGCGGATCGCGGTGGAGCGCTCCTCGGGCGAAATCTTCACCGACGCGGCGCTGCCGCCGCGATGCAGGTTGGAACGGAATTCGCCTTCCGCCCCGGTGCGCTTCATCGCCGCAATCACTTTGCCGCCGACCACCAGGGCGCGGATGTCCGTGCCGCCGGCTTCCTTGATGAACTCCTGTACCAGAATGTTGACGTTGGCGCCGCGGAACGCTTCGATCACCGACTTCGCGGAACGCTCCGTATCCGCAAGCACGACGCCGATGCCCTGGGTGCCTTCCAGCAG is a genomic window containing:
- a CDS encoding D-alanyl-D-alanine carboxypeptidase family protein; translation: MQQPRRLGRVVRIAAASLSLALLWGLPARAEIASWLVFEQESGRVIEQHNAFQKWHPASLTKLMTAYVTFDALRAKRIDLTSPVVMSAAASAEPASKMGFKPGTKMTVDNALKMVLVKSANDVAVALAETVGGSKSGFSKLMNAQAARLGMRDSRFNNPHGLPDDSQIVSAYDMALLIRALWADFPQYRDYYDHAGIRFGKRTLKSANREFLLRVRGANGLKTGFICDSGYNVAVSAKRGGRTVVAVVLGAASGLERAAAARALIEKGFDDRPGLFGGGESLSDLRRPAVAKAPPPSGYCKRASKPDVDDLMARYAGGASALASTEDNMPPGVAIGYAISAKNARLLPQATTSREPAKTPKKSNGKIDWAKVMDSLLGKQIRTYAPVAVELGVPKDARAPRYASIATGELVDEADTAESHPLPVRKPGVVAKAPTVDTPVAYAPKPGAIVVLPPLAADGTRTPLVRPAPLR
- a CDS encoding urease accessory protein UreD, which gives rise to MPAFIKSGTVNSVIVSMLLSVAPKLIEKSEESARAQAPSSACPVAPARLQRALGTARVSFKLRDGDTVLDGLGQSGCTKIRLPRSRDENPVAVLLNTAGGITGGDRLDYSARWASGTRATVTSQTAERIYRRFEGVGEVSNTLHVRDGASAEWLPQETIVFDRSGLNRTFTAHLEGSARLLALETVVLGRKAMGETVTTLSFRDRWRVYRDGRLCFADDTRLIGDAEDILSGPATGNGATCFAMLAEFGPQAMERLETAREILADCTNEAGASAWNGMLLIRFIASDSQRLRGDLIHFLERYRAAPLPRVWHC
- a CDS encoding urease subunit gamma; this translates as MNLTPREKDKLLIAMAAMVARRRLERGVKLNYPEAIALISDFVTEGARDGETVAALMEKGAHVITREQVMEGVAEMIHDVQVEATFPDGTKLVTVHEPIR
- a CDS encoding HupE/UreJ family protein, coding for MTFRKTLRLAVPATLAALPALAATPALAHPGLHEGSTLLSGLMHPLGGADHVLAMVAVGVWSALSGGRNRLVWPAVFVAAMLGGFTLSASGIAVPLVEPGILASVVILGLLIAMTPKVPTALGAGIVGFFALFHGAAHGLEAPAGGLGPYALGFAAATASLHLAGLGFGMLANERAGRRALRIGGAFTAVAGVALTIGA
- a CDS encoding urease subunit beta, producing MIPGELFPADGEIELNAGLKPLTLEVANTGDRPVQVGSHYHFAETNGALSFDRAAAKGYRLDIPAGTAVRFEPGQTRSVTLVPYRGGRTVYGFNQKVMGPL
- the ureC gene encoding urease subunit alpha produces the protein MPYKMPRAAYADMFGPTVGDRVRLADTDLIIEVERDLTTYGEEVKFGGGKVIRDGMGQSQVTRAGAAVDTVITNALIVDHWGIIKADVGLKDGRIHAIGKAGNPDVQPDVDIVIGPGTEAIAGEGKILTAGFIDSHIHFICPQQIDEAIASGVTTMLGGGTGPATGTNATTCTPGSWHLARMLQAAEAFPMNLGFAGKGNAALPAALEEQILGGAMALKLHEDWGTTPAAIDCCLSVADAYDIQVMIHTDTLNESGFVENTVNAFKGRTIHAFHTEGAGGGHAPDIIKVCGYSNVIPSSTNPTRPYTKNTLDEHLDMLMVCHHLDASIPEDVAFAESRIRKETIAAEDILHDIGAFSIIASDSQAMGRVGEVIIRTMQTAHKMKMQRGRLAQETGENDNFRVKRYMSKITINPAIAHGIDSHVGSVEVGKLADLVLWDPKFFGVKPDMVLKLGTIASALMGDPNASIPTPQPVHYRPMFGAFGKSLTRSAVTFVSQAAYDAHLGDALELGKTLLPVKNTRSGISKASMIHNDATPEIEVDPETYEVRCDGELITCEPADVLPMAQRYFLF
- the ureG gene encoding urease accessory protein UreG; protein product: MSSPNGPLRVGIGGPVGAGKTTLTERLCKAMRDDFSLAVITNDIYTREDAEALMRSQALPSERIRGVETGGCPHTAIREDASINLAAIADLNAAFPDLDLILIESGGDNLAATFSPELADLTIYVIDVAAGEEIPRKGGPGITRSDLLVINKTDLAPHVGADLSVMDRDARKMRGARPFVFANMKKDEGIAEIIDFVRRQGGLATAA
- a CDS encoding DUF1761 domain-containing protein, whose protein sequence is MLDSVNWIAILAATIAAFVFGGAYYGVLGKQWMAAAGLTTEDTKPTPMLFVLAFLCQLVMAFVLAGVIFHADGYTLANGLTAGGLIWLGFVATTQIVNHRYQGAPWSLTMIDCGHWLGRC
- a CDS encoding succinylglutamate desuccinylase/aspartoacylase family protein — encoded protein: MAFVIGKDRIPAGSRKTVDLPFSVLSNHTPMTLPVHVVHGRKTGPTLFLSAAVHGDEILGVEIIRRVLRTPALDRLQGTLLAVPIVNAYGFINHSRYLPDRRDLNRSFPGSEGGSLAAQLADMFMREVVVRSDMGIDLHTAAAHRTNLPQIRTSANNPKTLELAEAFGAPVILKSPLRDGSLRKSASEAGVDVLLYEAGEALRFDEWSIRVGVKGILRVMKRLGMIAGKSSSSSKIKPVVSRSSFWMRAPEGGILRLFKAAGDSVAAGEVVGIVTDPFGDVEIEIPAPEDGIIIGRTNLPTVNQGDAIAHIARVPKHREAQDRVGQMEEELGGDPLFDEDEII